A genomic window from Mobula hypostoma chromosome 14, sMobHyp1.1, whole genome shotgun sequence includes:
- the rpl13 gene encoding large ribosomal subunit protein eL13 has product MAPSRNGMILNPHFHKDWQKRVRTWFNQPARKIRRRKARQAKARRIAPRPVAGPLRPVVRCPTVRYHTKVRAGRGFSLEELKAAGINRRVARTIGIAVDYRRRNKSTESIQCNVQRLKEYRSKLIIFPRKASAPKKGDSSAEEIKVATQLTGPVMPIKNVYKKEKARVISEDEKNFKAFASLRMARANARLFGIRAKRAKEAAEQDIEKKK; this is encoded by the exons ATGGCCCCAAGTCGGAATGGGATGATCCTGAACCCTCATTTCCACAAGGATTGGCAGAAGAGGGTCCGTACTTGGTTCAATCAGCCAGCCAGAAAAATACGCAG ACGGAAGGCACGGCAAGCTAAAGCACGTCGCATTGCTCCACGACCAGTTGCTGGCCCCCTTCGACCAGTTGTTAGATGTCCCACTGTAAGGTATCACACTAAAGTACGTGCTGGACGAGGCTTCAGCTTGGAAGAATTAAAG GCAGCAGGCATCAACAGGAGAGTGGCACGTACTATTGGTATTGCAGTTGATTATAGGCGTCGCAACAAGTCAACGGAATCTATTCAGTGTAATGTTCAGCGTCTAAAAGAATATCGTTCTAAGTTGATCATCTTCCCAAGAAAGGCATCTGCTCCCAAGAAGGGAGATTCCTCA GCTGAAGAAATTAAAGTGGCAACTCAGCTAACTGGTCCTGTCATGCCAATCAAGAAT GTGTACAAGAAGGAGAAAGCTAGGGTAATCTCAGAGGATGAGAAGAATTTCAAGGCTTTCGCAAGTCTTCGTATGGCCCGAGCAAATGCCCGTTTGTTTGGAATCCGTGCCAAGCGAGCAAAGGAGGCAGCAGAGCAAGATattgagaaaaagaaataa